One genomic region from Streptomyces sp. NBC_01304 encodes:
- a CDS encoding response regulator transcription factor — protein sequence MTVRILLCDDHVVVRAGLLALLGSAEDIEVVGEAGTGEEAVALATKLKPDVVLMDLQLGPGIDGVEATRQIAPTGVHVLVLTTYDTDADITRAIEAGATGYLLKAERPEELFAAIQAAAQGRTTLSAPVASRVMARMRSPQPTLTERELEILGELARGLGNREIARALFISEATVKTHLGRIYDKLGVDTRAGAVAVAKEQRLLS from the coding sequence ATGACCGTCCGCATCCTCCTCTGCGACGACCACGTAGTGGTCCGCGCAGGCCTGCTCGCCCTCCTGGGCAGCGCCGAAGACATCGAGGTCGTCGGCGAGGCCGGCACCGGCGAGGAAGCCGTCGCCCTCGCCACGAAACTCAAGCCGGACGTGGTCCTCATGGACCTCCAGCTGGGCCCCGGCATCGACGGCGTCGAGGCCACCCGCCAGATCGCCCCCACCGGCGTACACGTCCTGGTCCTGACCACGTACGACACGGACGCCGACATCACCCGCGCCATCGAGGCCGGCGCCACCGGCTACCTCCTCAAGGCCGAGCGCCCGGAGGAGCTCTTCGCCGCGATCCAGGCCGCCGCGCAGGGCCGTACGACCCTGTCCGCGCCCGTGGCGAGCCGCGTCATGGCCCGCATGCGCAGCCCCCAGCCCACCCTCACCGAACGCGAGCTGGAGATCCTCGGCGAGCTGGCCCGGGGCCTCGGCAACCGCGAGATCGCCCGCGCCCTGTTCATCAGCGAGGCCACCGTGAAGACCCATCTGGGCCGGATCTACGACAAGCTCGGCGTGGACACCCGCGCGGGCGCGGTGGCGGTGGCGAAGGAGCAGCGCCTGCTGTCCTGA
- a CDS encoding sensor histidine kinase, whose translation MERPVAQHARSGPVDPDARWLAPVMHMAFFLLLGASLARFLIRHPGETRTPWIIALSVGLALLHVLGPALGSRPTPRRVAWLAAVVGVWMVLVVLAPSFAWCAVPLLYTGLRTLPSRPALGLVGVLTAFVVAAQLRLADGFDPNQVLAPPAVAAIAVSVFVHTQRQAERLAATERREGTLAERQRLAMEIHDSLAQGLSSQQMLLQAADRVWDANPDKARAHVRTAESFAERNLAEARRFVHDLAPADLASGGGLVSALRGLASRESGAGLGPEVRVRVDGTPLALPDRVESALLRIAQGALANVREHSGAEFVALTLSYLEDQVILDVADDGRGFDPDGSVARGVRGHGLPAMRARVRQLGGALMVESRAGEGTVVSAKVPFV comes from the coding sequence GTGGAGCGACCGGTGGCACAGCACGCGCGGAGCGGGCCCGTCGACCCCGATGCCCGCTGGCTCGCCCCCGTCATGCACATGGCGTTCTTCCTGCTGCTCGGCGCCTCCCTGGCCCGCTTCCTGATCCGGCACCCGGGCGAGACCCGCACGCCGTGGATCATCGCGCTCAGCGTCGGCCTCGCCCTGCTCCACGTGCTCGGTCCGGCCCTCGGCTCCCGTCCGACACCGCGCCGGGTCGCGTGGCTCGCGGCGGTCGTGGGGGTGTGGATGGTCCTCGTCGTCCTCGCGCCGAGCTTCGCGTGGTGTGCGGTGCCGCTGCTGTACACCGGACTGCGTACGTTGCCGTCGCGTCCTGCGCTCGGCCTGGTGGGCGTGCTCACCGCGTTCGTCGTGGCCGCCCAGCTCCGCCTCGCAGACGGCTTCGACCCGAACCAGGTGCTCGCACCGCCCGCGGTCGCCGCGATCGCGGTGTCCGTCTTCGTCCACACGCAGCGCCAGGCCGAACGCCTCGCCGCGACCGAGCGCCGCGAGGGCACGCTCGCCGAGCGCCAGCGCCTCGCCATGGAGATCCACGACTCGCTCGCGCAGGGACTGTCCAGCCAGCAGATGCTGCTGCAGGCCGCGGACCGGGTGTGGGACGCGAATCCGGACAAGGCCCGTGCGCATGTACGTACGGCCGAGTCCTTCGCCGAACGGAACCTGGCCGAGGCCCGCCGCTTCGTCCACGACCTGGCACCGGCCGACCTCGCGTCGGGGGGCGGCCTGGTCTCGGCCCTGCGCGGGCTGGCCTCGCGGGAGTCGGGGGCGGGGCTCGGCCCCGAGGTCCGGGTGCGCGTCGACGGGACGCCGCTGGCGCTGCCCGACCGGGTGGAGTCGGCGCTGCTGCGGATCGCGCAGGGGGCGCTGGCGAATGTGCGGGAGCACTCGGGGGCGGAGTTCGTCGCGCTGACGCTCAGCTATCTGGAGGACCAGGTGATCCTGGATGTCGCGGACGACGGGCGTGGCTTTGACCCTGACGGGTCGGTGGCGCGCGGCGTACGGGGGCATGGGCTGCCGGCGATGCGCGCGCGGGTGCGGCAGTTGGGCGGGGCCCTGATGGTGGAGTCCCGGGCCGGGGAGGGGACAGTGGTCTCGGCGAAGGTTCCGTTCGTGTAG
- a CDS encoding GlcG/HbpS family heme-binding protein: MKKLSLRARVLIGTAVATTVAAGAFGSLSANAAAPAAAPAAVTADAGKGNLQQSTHLTVEAATKAAQVTLDAAKKENQRVSVAVVDRNGNTIVTLRGDGAGPQSYEAAQKKAFTAVSWNAPTSELAKRLEQAPTLKDIPGTLFLAGGAPVKADNAPIAGIGVAGAPSGDLDEKFAQAGVASLAK; the protein is encoded by the coding sequence ATGAAGAAGCTTTCGCTGCGCGCCCGTGTCCTCATCGGTACGGCCGTCGCCACCACCGTCGCCGCCGGCGCCTTCGGCAGCCTCTCCGCCAACGCGGCGGCCCCGGCCGCGGCCCCCGCCGCCGTGACCGCCGACGCCGGCAAGGGCAACCTGCAGCAGTCCACGCACCTGACCGTCGAGGCCGCGACCAAGGCCGCGCAGGTCACCCTGGACGCCGCGAAGAAGGAGAACCAGCGCGTCTCCGTCGCGGTCGTCGACCGCAACGGCAACACCATCGTCACCCTCCGCGGCGACGGTGCCGGCCCGCAGTCCTACGAGGCCGCGCAGAAGAAGGCGTTCACCGCCGTCTCCTGGAACGCCCCCACCTCGGAGCTGGCCAAGCGCCTGGAGCAGGCCCCGACGCTGAAGGACATCCCCGGCACCCTCTTCCTCGCGGGCGGCGCCCCGGTCAAGGCCGACAACGCCCCGATCGCGGGCATCGGTGTCGCCGGCGCCCCGAGCGGCGACCTGGACGAGAAGTTCGCCCAGGCCGGCGTGGCCTCCCTCGCCAAGTAA
- a CDS encoding M1 family metallopeptidase has product MAGAAAFTALALTALTACSGSAVTGKPGDAGVRDPYFPKLGNGGYDVAHYGLKVDYDPESKKLAGEAEITARATQDLSAFNLDLKGLNVDKVTVEGKPARFNRAAHELTVRPDDDLRKGETFKATVRYSGKPETITDADDSTEGWLYTADGAIGLGEPTGSMAWFPANNHPSDKAAYDIEITVPKGLTAVSNGELKETRPGKNGRSTFVWHNAEPMASYLAMAAIGKYEVKKSDVKLKAGRLPVYTAVDPTRAEESEEVLAVIPDVMKWGEDNFGAYPFSSTGAVVERDDDIGYHLETQTKPVFDGSPDESTLVHELAHQWFGDSVTPKSWQDMWLNEGLATYAEWLWEEDTYGDYSAQDIFDQIYAGKGDALEEFEIDPEALWEFPPAKPTNAKAISGDPVYNRGAMVIHKIRQAVGDDKFYDIIQGWTKKYRHSNANTADFTAYVEEKAGKKLDSIWGPWLYGNGKPKKP; this is encoded by the coding sequence ATGGCCGGGGCGGCCGCGTTCACCGCGCTGGCCCTGACCGCCCTCACCGCCTGCTCCGGCTCCGCCGTCACGGGAAAGCCGGGCGACGCGGGCGTACGCGATCCGTACTTCCCCAAGCTGGGCAACGGCGGCTATGACGTCGCGCACTACGGCCTGAAGGTCGACTACGACCCGGAGTCGAAGAAGCTCGCGGGCGAAGCGGAAATCACCGCCCGCGCGACACAGGACCTCAGCGCCTTCAACCTCGACCTCAAGGGCCTGAACGTCGACAAGGTCACCGTCGAGGGCAAGCCCGCCCGCTTCAACCGCGCGGCCCACGAGTTGACCGTCCGGCCGGACGACGACCTGCGCAAGGGCGAGACCTTCAAGGCCACCGTCCGCTACTCGGGCAAGCCCGAGACGATCACCGATGCGGACGACTCGACGGAGGGCTGGCTCTACACGGCCGACGGCGCGATCGGCCTCGGCGAGCCGACCGGCTCGATGGCCTGGTTCCCCGCCAACAATCACCCGAGCGACAAGGCCGCGTACGACATCGAGATCACGGTCCCGAAGGGCCTGACGGCGGTGTCCAACGGGGAGTTGAAGGAGACGCGGCCCGGCAAGAACGGCCGCTCCACGTTCGTCTGGCACAACGCCGAGCCGATGGCGAGCTATCTCGCGATGGCCGCGATCGGCAAGTACGAGGTCAAGAAGTCGGACGTGAAGCTGAAGGCCGGGCGGCTGCCCGTCTACACGGCCGTCGATCCGACGAGGGCGGAGGAGAGCGAGGAAGTCCTCGCCGTTATCCCCGACGTCATGAAGTGGGGGGAGGACAACTTCGGCGCGTACCCGTTCTCCTCCACCGGTGCGGTCGTCGAGCGCGACGACGACATCGGCTATCACCTGGAGACCCAGACCAAGCCGGTCTTCGACGGCTCCCCCGACGAGTCGACCCTCGTCCACGAGCTGGCCCACCAGTGGTTCGGCGACTCCGTCACGCCCAAGTCGTGGCAGGACATGTGGCTCAACGAGGGCTTGGCGACGTACGCGGAGTGGCTGTGGGAGGAGGACACCTACGGCGACTACTCGGCGCAGGACATCTTCGACCAGATCTACGCGGGCAAGGGCGACGCCCTCGAAGAATTCGAGATCGACCCCGAGGCTCTCTGGGAGTTCCCGCCCGCCAAGCCCACCAACGCCAAGGCCATTTCCGGGGATCCGGTCTACAACCGCGGCGCCATGGTGATCCACAAGATCCGCCAGGCCGTCGGCGACGACAAGTTCTACGACATCATCCAGGGCTGGACCAAGAAGTACCGCCACTCCAACGCGAACACCGCGGACTTCACCGCGTACGTGGAGGAGAAGGCCGGCAAGAAGCTCGACTCGATCTGGGGCCCCTGGCTGTACGGCAACGGAAAGCCGAAGAAGCCGTAG
- a CDS encoding GNAT family N-acetyltransferase: protein MILEPLPVHDGALPGPVLTEVTRLYASNHAFFALSGDFPDPAHITEEQVAKSLADELAHPSAEVLLARYEGKLVGLVALLGRHPDPSDPDPWIGLLLVDGRVHRKGIGRELVRLIEERLREAGREAVRLAILENNDQAGWFWTNLDYELIGYAEDLALERPCVLMRKEL from the coding sequence ATGATCCTCGAACCGCTCCCGGTCCACGACGGCGCGCTGCCCGGCCCCGTCCTCACCGAGGTGACCCGGCTCTACGCCTCCAACCACGCGTTCTTCGCGCTCAGCGGCGACTTCCCGGACCCGGCGCACATCACCGAGGAGCAGGTCGCGAAGTCCCTCGCGGACGAGCTCGCGCATCCCTCGGCCGAGGTGCTGCTCGCCCGTTACGAGGGCAAGCTGGTCGGCCTGGTGGCCCTGCTCGGGCGGCACCCGGACCCCAGCGACCCCGATCCGTGGATCGGGCTGCTCCTGGTCGACGGGCGGGTGCACCGCAAGGGCATCGGGCGGGAGTTGGTCCGGCTGATCGAGGAGCGCCTGCGGGAGGCGGGCCGCGAGGCGGTGCGCCTGGCCATCCTGGAGAACAACGACCAGGCGGGCTGGTTCTGGACCAACCTCGACTACGAACTCATCGGGTACGCCGAGGACTTGGCGCTGGAGCGGCCTTGCGTGCTGATGCGCAAGGAGCTTTGA
- a CDS encoding TerD family protein, with translation MAVSLSKGGNVSLTKEAPGLTAVTVGLGWDVRTTTGTDFDLDASAIALKADGKVFSDGHFVFFNNKATPDQSIVHTGDNRSGEGEGDDEQINVNLAALPADIDKIVFPVSIYDGETRAQNFGQVRNAYIRIINQAGGAEIARYDLSEDAATETAMVFGELYRNGAEWKFRAVGQGYASGLSGIASDFGVSI, from the coding sequence ATGGCTGTAAGCCTGTCCAAGGGCGGCAACGTCTCGCTCACCAAGGAGGCGCCGGGTCTGACCGCCGTCACCGTGGGCCTCGGCTGGGACGTCCGCACCACCACCGGCACCGACTTCGACCTCGACGCCTCCGCCATCGCGCTCAAGGCCGACGGCAAGGTCTTCTCGGACGGCCACTTCGTCTTCTTCAACAACAAGGCGACGCCGGACCAGTCCATCGTGCACACCGGCGACAACCGCTCCGGTGAGGGCGAGGGTGACGACGAGCAGATCAACGTGAACCTCGCGGCCCTGCCCGCCGACATCGACAAGATCGTCTTCCCGGTCTCGATCTACGACGGCGAGACCCGCGCGCAGAACTTCGGCCAGGTGCGCAACGCGTACATCCGCATCATCAACCAGGCCGGCGGCGCCGAGATCGCGCGCTACGACCTGAGCGAGGACGCGGCCACCGAGACCGCGATGGTCTTCGGCGAGCTGTACCGCAACGGCGCGGAGTGGAAGTTCCGCGCGGTCGGCCAGGGCTACGCCTCGGGCCTCTCGGGCATCGCCTCGGACTTCGGCGTCAGCATCTGA
- a CDS encoding ROK family protein → MRHVIALDVGGTGMKAALVGTDGALLHEARRATGRERGPDAVVESILDFAAELRAYGEERFGEPAAAAGVAIPGIVDAERGIAVYAANLGWSDVPLRALLSERLGGIPVALGHDVRTGGLAEGRIGAGQGADRFLFVPLGTGIAGAIGIKGVIEPGSHGGAGEIGHIVVRPDGPPCSCGQRGCLERLASAAAVSRAWAEASGDPDADAADCAKAVESGDPRAQEVWQYAIEALADGLLTALTLLDPHTLIIGGGLAEAGETLFVPLRAAVERRIVTFQTLPEIVPAALGDTAGCLGAGLLAWDLLKLQEGAVPAQHPHPSSEVTT, encoded by the coding sequence GTGAGACATGTCATCGCCCTCGACGTGGGCGGCACCGGAATGAAGGCCGCCCTGGTCGGCACCGACGGCGCCCTGCTGCACGAAGCCCGCCGCGCCACCGGACGCGAGCGCGGCCCCGACGCCGTGGTCGAGTCGATCCTCGACTTCGCCGCCGAGCTGCGCGCGTACGGCGAGGAGCGCTTCGGCGAGCCCGCCGCGGCCGCCGGAGTCGCCATCCCGGGCATCGTCGACGCCGAGCGCGGCATCGCGGTGTACGCGGCCAATCTGGGCTGGAGCGACGTCCCGCTGCGCGCCCTGCTGAGCGAACGCCTCGGCGGCATCCCCGTGGCGCTCGGCCACGACGTCCGCACGGGCGGGCTCGCGGAGGGGCGGATCGGGGCGGGTCAGGGCGCCGACCGCTTCCTGTTCGTCCCGCTCGGCACCGGCATCGCCGGGGCCATCGGGATCAAGGGCGTCATCGAACCCGGCTCGCACGGCGGTGCGGGCGAGATCGGCCACATCGTCGTACGCCCGGATGGCCCCCCCTGCAGCTGCGGTCAGCGCGGCTGTCTGGAGCGGCTTGCCTCCGCCGCCGCGGTGAGCCGGGCCTGGGCCGAAGCGAGCGGTGACCCGGACGCGGACGCCGCGGACTGCGCGAAGGCCGTCGAGTCCGGCGACCCGCGGGCCCAGGAGGTCTGGCAGTACGCCATCGAGGCCCTTGCCGACGGCCTGCTCACGGCGCTCACCCTGCTTGACCCGCACACCCTGATCATCGGTGGCGGGCTGGCCGAAGCCGGGGAAACCTTGTTCGTACCGCTGCGGGCGGCCGTGGAGCGCCGCATCGTGACCTTCCAGACGCTGCCCGAGATCGTCCCCGCCGCACTCGGGGACACCGCGGGCTGTCTGGGCGCGGGCCTGCTGGCCTGGGACCTGCTCAAGCTGCAAGAAGGGGCCGTCCCGGCCCAGCACCCCCACCCGTCCTCGGAGGTAACCACCTGA